The Listeria cossartiae subsp. cossartiae genome includes the window TTAAATCGGTCTTTATCGGTTTACAAAACTATATAGATATTTTGAAGGATCCAGAGTTTTATAAATCACTAGGTCTTACGGTGGCTTATACAGCACTTGTAGTGGTTGGAAGTACTGGGATGGGGCTACTTGTGGCGATATTCTTTAACCGCGAATTTCGCTTTAGAAGAACGGCTCGGTCGCTTATTATTTTGTCGTATGTAACACCATCTATTTCTCTTATTTTTGCATGGAAGTATATGTTTAATAATGGTTATGGCGTAATTAATTTTATGACAGTGGATGTGCTTCATATGTTCAAAGAAGCGCCACTATGGTTTGATAATCCAGTTTCTAGTTTCTTTTTAGTAACATTCTTTGCGATATGGCGTTATTTCCCGTATGCATTTATTTCGTTTTTGGCGATTTTGCAAACGGTCGATAAGTCGCTTTATGAGGCGGCTGATATGGACGGAGCGAACATTTGGGATAAATTCAAAATTGTTACTTTGCCAGCGATTATGCCGGTACTTGCGACAGTTATTACGCTTCGTGCGATTTGGATGTTCTATATGTTCACTGATGTATACTTACTCACGAATAAAGTAAATATCCTTGGAGTTTATTTATATAAAACAGCATTCGCATTCAATGATTTAGGAAAAGCAGCAGCGATTTCTGTGATATTATTTGTCATTATTTTTGTTGTTATTATTTTTGCAAGAAAGCGGGTGGATTTGAATGGCGGTAAGTAGTAAAAAGTCAAAAAGAACGAAGAAAATCGCATTTTATACGACGATGGTTGTATTTTTATGTATGACGTTGTTCCCATTTGCGATTATGTTAATGACTTCATTTAAGAGCAGCAAAGAAGCCATTTCCACGAATCCAACATTTTTCCCGAAAGAATTCACTTTCCAGCATTATATCGATATTTTTAATCCGGATATTTTTCCGTTTTTAACATACTTTAAAAATAGCTTGGTTGTTTCGCTTTTTGCGGCCGGAATTGCAGTTGTTTTGGGA containing:
- a CDS encoding carbohydrate ABC transporter permease, with translation MKTKVYKRSDFKLAMILLAPSFVLLAALVLYPMISNIQISFLDMPLNPNIKSVFIGLQNYIDILKDPEFYKSLGLTVAYTALVVVGSTGMGLLVAIFFNREFRFRRTARSLIILSYVTPSISLIFAWKYMFNNGYGVINFMTVDVLHMFKEAPLWFDNPVSSFFLVTFFAIWRYFPYAFISFLAILQTVDKSLYEAADMDGANIWDKFKIVTLPAIMPVLATVITLRAIWMFYMFTDVYLLTNKVNILGVYLYKTAFAFNDLGKAAAISVILFVIIFVVIIFARKRVDLNGGK